In Brassica napus cultivar Da-Ae chromosome C2, Da-Ae, whole genome shotgun sequence, the sequence AGATCCTaactaatatataagatagatgagtcAATCCACttattttaaattggttttaGGTTAGAAGATTATCTAaattaacatggtatcagaaccTTATCCAAACAATCCAACCCGATCCATTATCGATCCATCCCAAAGCCAGCCCATCGATCTTTGCCTAAAAATGCTGAGATTGATGctcaaagagccatcatctcaAAGGGGCGTATTAGGGACAAATGTCCCACAACGAAAGTTGGAAGGGATCATaactaatatataagataaatgaGTCAATCAATTtctcaccaattggttttaggttgaaAATTCATCTAGCTTAATACTGAACAGTGACGATTTCCCCCGAACAAGACAACATGTGTTCAGAAGACACAAACACAGAGGGAAGGAAGAAAGTCAGCTGTAGAAACTGGTAGAGAAGAGAATTACGTTTCTTATGCTTATACTATTTGCATCATTGAAGTCAAAGGATTTATCCAGTCCACTGTACAAACAACAGTTTTTTGGCAAAAGTATCGATCATGAACTTTTGAAAATCTGGAACCTGAAAGCAAATAATGTTGGATTATGACATTTTGTCAAGTAACTGAACCAACAAAAAATCATCAACAGTGTGTGAAAATGTAATCAAAGGATAAGTGTTACAAACCTTTCGTACGGTAATATCCTTGTGAGTACAAGAAGTGTTCAAAAGCAGATGCATCATGGTTTCTAAATGCACTATACTTTTAGGGGTAAGGAATACAGAAGAGAAATCATGTGTGGCCATCACATGAAGAAATGTGTACAATGTCCTTTGTAGCTTGATCAATTTCCTTGTTTCCTATACGTTATAGGTGAAGATATAAAGGATTTTATGATACCAACAGATTCCCAAGTCATGCATGGAGGTTCTTAATACATGGAGCTAAACAAATACCTCACTAACAGCCCTAGAGCGTGAGGGGAATCCATCTCTTGGAATTACAATGTAAATCCTACCAGCAACTACATGGTATACTTCTTCCAGTATATCACGGACAGAGGTGCTGAACTTGCATAAAAGCTGATTGAGTAAGACCAAGAAGGCAAGAACCCAGCCATATCCTTTGGCTGCAAAACCATATAATGAGACTATTTTCCTGAAAATTCCTATTTAATGTGCTCAACCCATCATTGTTACACAAAAATAAGTACCCTAATCAAATCCCCTTACTATTATTTGATGAGCATTCTAATTATTAAACATTTGATTTATGTGTTATTATCAAATTACCATTATTATGTCATTATGAGAGCATTTCTTATAGCCTTTAGTGAATAACCAATCATTGCCTAGACTAATTACATGTTATTTCATTGGTCATTTAATTTTCATACTTATAAGTGTCATGTTTGTTAATACTTAATATACAATAGATTTCATTTTGATGCATCTATTAAAGTGCTAATTTCTAATATTAGTACGAGTAATTTAGAATACACATATTTATAGTAAAGACGGTAAGGTCCGcgcatatattttttatgtttatgtttctaACTTTAGTTTTGTAgtaattattttgaatatattgttTACATTTTCTTGTTATATACTGTATAGTATTTTTCATGTGgacattaatatataattgttttatgtttttatatattatatattttgttatgagTTATCAATACATACTAATGTATCTTTGTAACATTTTAATAcaataaattcataattttaaataggGCAATCAGATATAATAAcacctttaaattttttttttttaaatctaattctATACATTGTATTATCTCAAGGTTCAATACTCACACGCTGCATCAGCTTCATTTAAAGATGAAGAAGCCAAGTTGGTGCCTTGAGGCATGTGCCCTGACCTATGGTCTTTACCGAACTGAGCTTAGATGGTTGTTTGAAATCCAAGAAAACCAGAATGAGCAAGTTATCACTTTGGAAGGGAACTATGAAAGCTTGAACATTTGTCAATAAAGCTTGTTCCTCCCATAGGTTTGGTGTCCGTATCGTATGTTAGAAAGTGAATTAATGGTCAAGTTTCACAAATTCTTTCAGCAGAGATTTAGGTCATCTCTGAGTTCTCTTAAGCTACAATACGTTTCAGTTGTATATGAGATCAAGAGCATATCTCAAAAAGCATGAATTTTGTCTTTTAAAAGATTTGGGACCACTTAGAATGGGTAACTTTTGTTGTTTCCTTCATTTTTATGTGTCTTGTACTACATTGAAAGCATTGtaattcttctttcttttgtctAGCTTACAAAACATAAGTCACAAAAAGAACCGAAGAAGGCTAGGAACACTTTTCCAGATTAATGAGAACTCTATAGTGTCTTTTCCCAATATTGTTTAGTGGTTGACAGAGGAGGTGCTCACCAATTTTCTCCTTTATTTGTCTTACTGACTCTAGCCCAGATATCTACGAACTGAGGAGATCTGTTGTATTATAGTTGTAAtacatttgaatatatatatcctCACCAAGTTTCATTCGGTCCTTAGCTAGTTATGCCGCAGACTTTCAACTTGCAATTTGCATTTGCCATCTTCAGTTTAAGATGGCGGGGGTAAACATTATCTGCACAACAGACATAATCTAGTTAATTATAGGTTTACTAATTATAGCAAagtttgagaaagaaaaagCCACCACATGTCTGTTGTATGCATATACTTCAAGGCACGAAGCATCTCATAAAGGAAAAACGGGTGGTGTTCCCGTATCAAATCATCGTTAGCTTTGATGACTTGATGAGGTCTGATTACCTGAGCTCAAACGACATACATGTATTTAAACTCTCTCTTGGACGGTGGAAGCATGATGCTTTTGATTTGGATTATATCCGAGTGCCTTAAGACCCGGAGAAGCTTGACCTCAAGGAGGATGCATAGAGCATCAAATATATTCAAAGACATCATTAATCTTCTTTATAGCATTCTCTCCCGTGTGCGTATCAATAGCGGCACAAACAACTCCATAGCTTCCTTTcccaaaaatataaacaatctGATAACGGTTGGCATCACCATACTCAGTGAAATAGTCTATCTCTTTCATGTTTTGTAGGAATCAttatattgaaaaaaacaaCACAAAGTTAATCAAACATCCAAGAAAACAACTTAAATTCACCAAAAGGAAAATACTTTAAGAAACTGAGCGAGAGAGAGACCAAACTTCTTCATCTGACCTTGTTGCATCGTTCTCAGGAACCAATTAGAAAGATGAATTTTTTCGACCAACCCAGAGAAGAATACAGCTGGAGAACTCTATCGTCTTTCTCAGATTCAAAACCCTTCAATATAAACAATAGTAACTAAAGAAAATGGCTACTTTTTTATTCACAAGAAACCCAGAAACTATGATGCACCGGGACGGATACGGGGACAGAAACGGGAACGGAAGCGGGGACGGGAAACGggagaatttaaaaataatgggTACGGATACTGCAAATATAtactagtaaaaaatataaaatgtttataaaaaaataaatttatatagtgaatCTAACATAATTAGTTATAATTTACTATAATATGTCTATTTTGCCAACTAAAATTAGAAACAAGATAACAGTGACAGTTAAAAAACAATTACACAAGCATTATGTCCCGTGAAAACTAGTCTTACTCAGAGCTATGTTCTCCAACCGTCCCCAAGCCGTACCAGTGCTGTCCCCGTGAAGTACCCGTCCCCGAAACGTTTCCAGTACCGGTACGGCACCTAAATAGACGTCCCCGTGCTACATAGCCCAGAAAGCTTGGCCAAGCCTCGGGGTCTTTTATGCTTCCCGGACTTCAACATCATTCATGCTCCACGGACGCGCAATcatgtttcagattttttagctaTGACTGCAAGATCCTTTCATAAggagttattttttattggttgttctattccggtttggttacaCAGACCAACTCAAGTTTGAATAATAGAATGGTTTTTCgacgtaaaaaaaaatgtttctcaattaatatatactaggttaagatccgcgccttgcacggaatgaatattatatataaaaaatattttatgtattaaatatatttacatattatgaaataataaatatatattaaataattaaaagtcagtaactattaaatatataattaaatttgtgcaaacatataaatcaattttattaatctaaaaaatattttttcttatatttgataggatatgtaattaaatttaaataatactaacatacatagtatattttagtatatttttaatattaatgtctattaaatgatgatttctactcatagttttttttgatcatttatatattttatagaaaaaaattttaaattactgataacaaaattttcattgtgggattaatagttttaataacttataatttttttttaaataagttgtcaatgttcgttcaaaatttttatcaaaaaaattgttaaaagtaaattttgaaactaaaatatttatgtatttatatggtttatatatattaattttaataattaattaaattaaactttttacttatataattttgtaatcatttgtattttgacctgacaaaatttttaaatcatggatcacaaaatttgaatgtgagacttttaatagttttagtaatttatatgcgtttttaaaaattcaaaatataacatatacagaaaaatctaaatttttattatatggttattgtgtttgtttaatttatttaatattttaaaattaaacaaatgtgatataagatacactaatttttatcaaatctttattattcaaaatcattaattgatatatatattttatctacattaagcaattccgtaaattttatttaaggaaataatgaaatacattaattatgaatttattgttagtttaataaatagcttattatataattatggaccgacatatttttctaatgattaTAAGAATCATCTTattgatgacacgtggctacaaaaagaagttgtaatgtttctcgaataatatataggggatgagatttaacattttttacgGATACATGCTTGcgtatgaaaataaatatatgcgCTAAATATTTTAAACCTCTCATACGGACAGTGGTTCTTAAATATTCTCAGATTAACATCACATCCcttaatgtatttttcttatataactCCAAATTATTTTCGATCCAAGCCTTGGTGCAATAGTATTAGTgtactagattaagatccgcgctttgcgcgggataaacattatacatataaattattttatgtattatatgttcttacatattatgaaataataaatatatattgaataattaaaagtcagtaactattacatatataattaaattggtgcgaacgtataaatcaattttattaatccaaacatttttttaaaaaaaattgataggatatgtaattaaatttaaatgatattaacatacatagtatatttttaatattaatgtctttttttttaaatgatgctttctactcatttttttttatcatgtgtatttttaatagtaaaaactttaaattactgataacaaaatttttattgtgagattaataattttagtaattgataatttaaaaaaaaattatcaatgttagttcaaaacttttatcaaaaaaaattattcaaagtaaattttgaaactaaaatatttatttattcaatatggtttataatttaatttaggatgatatatatacatatatattttaaatcttaatgattaattaaattagacttttacttatatgattttgtaatcatttgtattttgtcataacaaaaaatttaaaccatggatcgaaaaatttgaatgtgagacttttaacagttttagtaatttatagtcattttttaaaattcaaaatataaaatatacagaaaaatgtaaatttttataatatggttattgtgtttttaaaaaaaaattattttaatagttttaaattaaacaaatttgatagaagatacatttttttatcagatctttattattcaaaatcattaattgtcatatatattttatccacattaggcaattccgtaatctttatttaaggaaataataaatgacattaataatgaatttatgtttagtttaataaaaagcttattatataattagatggaccaacctatttctctaataattctaagaatcatcctagtgatgacatgtggctacaaaaagaagttgtaatgtttcacaaataatatacaggggattaaatacaaaattaacatttttaacaGATACACGATTGCTTATCAAGGCACATTAAATtcgctaaaatattttatacctATACTTCGGACAGTGATTCTTTTGATTTCTCATATTAACATcaccaaaacaatttttttccttatctaactcataattaattaagattgaTGGCGTGGTGCCAAAGTTCTCTTGTATAACATATAGATAATTGTTCATGAATATACAaataatttgttaatttttttcataagaTTAACACGAACAATATTCTATTAAGGTTTGCAACAATTTAGGCACATTCCACTCAGAACCAACATTTACATTGCACAACCGTGTTCCATCTTTTTATTTCTCATATTGACATTAACATTACATGCATTCGAAAGCCACATTAACAATGCATGCTGACTAATAAATTAAaaggtataattttttttaacctttAGCTCCGGCGATTTCCGATTAACCGGCCAATCTCTTGtctttccatttttaaatattcTCTTTCCCTCGTCAGTGAGTGGATTTTCATTACCGGCCATTGGGCAACGGTACCGTTTTCAGAAAGTTTCCTTTTTACTTACCGGTAATACTCATTGTGAGCTAATTTCTCTACTTTCCTTTAGCCTCGTGGAACTTTCTCAAATTATTTCAACGTCCAGCGCAAGTTTTCCTTATACGatgatttctcaaaaaaatcataattgaaTTTAGCTTGATTCACGGTAAATTTGCTTCGACTACGGTTGACATTCTCCCTCAAGTGATTCACCTGCACCCTTGCGCCGCCGTTGCAAAGTCTCAGTTTCTATCTTCCATGGCCGATATGTTGCACCGTGCGATTAGATCGATGTCCCTTGATGATGAAGAACCATTGGTGCTTCCTGACAGCCCTCAATACACAGTGATCGACTCGAACGAAACAAGCTTGCTAGGTCGCTTGCTGAACCCTGACTGCCAATCAATTTATCGCATGATTGAATATATGCCGACGGCATGGCGTGTGGTTGGGAGAGTCAAGGGCATTGCTCTTTCCCGTGACCGGTTCCAGTTAATTTTTTAACGTGAGGAAGATCTTCTTATGGTGCTTAAGGACAGACCTTGGTCTTATAACCACTGGACTATGGTCTTGGAAAGGTGGAACTCTTCTCCTCCTGATGATTTTCTCTCGACGTTGGAGATTTGGATCCGCATCAGGAACATTCCAGTCAACAATTTCACTTCCCAGACGATGCACACGCTTGCGTCGGAGATTGGTCACGTCGAAGAGATTGCTTATGATCCTAAGGTTTCTCATACCAAGGAATACATAAGAGCCAAGGTCACTTTCAAGGTGGACAGTCCAGCAAAGGCGACAAGGAAGCTGTCCATCAAGAATGGGGGCACAGTTACGATTGAGTGTGACTATGAAAAAATCCATAAAAGATGTTTCCATTGTCTTCGGCTTACTCACGAAAAAGTCAGGTGCCCACTCCTTAGGAACCCGGCCAAATTGCAACAAGCGTCTGATCAAGGCAGAGCTCAGAAACAGAGTTCTCAAAGTCTGGTGTTAGCTAAGACTAAGGGTTGAACTGATCTCCTGGATGGTCCGCCTGGCTTCCCTCCACTGTTTCCGGAGCTATCAAAACAGGACCAGAAGATGGTGATGCTATACATCTCTCATGCTGATGATACTGAACATCAAGCTAGAATACTACGTGTTAAACAACGCATTGCTGAGAATGAAATGGCATCATCGCTACGTATCACAAAGATCACCAATCAATTGGACAAGGGCAAGGGACATGTCTTTCAGTACTCTAACGTGATGAAGCCTACTCATGGGGAGAGCTCGTTCTCCCTCATTCCGGTTTCTAGCG encodes:
- the LOC106378106 gene encoding uncharacterized protein LOC106378106, translating into MSLDDEEPLVLPDSPQYTVIDSNETSLLGRLLNPDCQSIYRMIEYMPTAWRVVGRVKGIALSRDRWNSSPPDDFLSTLEIWIRIRNIPVNNFTSQTMHTLASEIGHVEEIAYDPKVSHTKEYIRAKVTFKVDSPAKATRKLSIKNGGTVTIECDYEKIHKRCFHCLRLTHEKVRCPLLRNPAKLQQASDQGRAQKQSSQSLVLAKTKG